One part of the Lycium ferocissimum isolate CSIRO_LF1 chromosome 8, AGI_CSIRO_Lferr_CH_V1, whole genome shotgun sequence genome encodes these proteins:
- the LOC132067801 gene encoding F-box/FBD/LRR-repeat protein At1g13570-like: MTQKGKKQCFRRTSPPDILRDLPGNVIDEILMCLPFRDAVRTSILSKKWRHIWCSLPQLTLCYTLWKPEEDLTDFPSNFVRIVNHFLIFHVGPVTKFTLCVPYLDICPNIDNLIRHISRNGIQHLVLRLPIRGKPYILPSSLFTCSQLRHLTLQNCSILYQRDFKGFDRLTSLELRDVTIESKFIELLISRCSLLEQLVLQISGALSNVIEISAPMLRSFDYTGNIRSICVKNIPVLAKLSLSHREYYVAAGKCNIAKFFESFSALEQLHLNDMFFAAGAGEVPMRLSYDLYCVKHLCISSIYLSDSNEVSCALCLIRSFPNLQSMEIKVECDDNDTPALESLEVEPFSDVTFNHLREVKLMQTNGTIPEMQLMKLLLAKSPKLVRMLIEPCLVEDSATVKVLAELTKFQRASPKAEVVYKLDKHPNPPSV; this comes from the exons ATGacacaaaagggaaaaaagcaATGTTTCCGTCGAACTTCACCTCCTGATATACTTCGCGACCTTCCTGGGAATGTAATAGATGAGATTCTTATGTGTTTGCCTTTTCGGGATGCTGTGAGGACAAGCATCTTATCGAAAAAATGGAGACATATATGGTGTAGCCTTCCACAGCTGACGCTTTGTTACACACTTTGGAAACCCGAGGAGGATTTAACTGACTTTCCAAGTAACTTTGTAAGGATTGTCAACCACTTTTTAATCTTTCATGTAGGACCAGTTACAAAATTTACCCTCTGCGTTCCTTATTTGGATATATGTCCTAATATTGACAACTTGATACGTCACATCTCTAGAAATGGTATTCAACATCTTGTTCTTAGACTTCCGATCAGGGGTAAGCCATACATATTGCCTTCTTCATTATTCACATGTTCCCAGTTAAGGCATCTGACTCTCCAGAATTGTTCAATACTTTATCAACGAGACTTCAAAGGATTTGATAGGCTAACTAGCCTAGAACTGCGTGATGTTACAATTGAATCCAAGTTTATTGAACTTTTAATCTCTCGTTGCTCGTTGCTCGAGCAGTTGGTGCTGCAAATCTCAGGTGCTTTAAGCAACGTCATTGAAATTAGTGCTCCCATGCTGAGATCCTTTGACTACACAGGCAATATAAGATCCATATGCGTAAAGAATATCCCTGTTCTGGCAAAGCTTTCACTTTCGCATAGGGAATATTATGTGGCAGCAGGAAAATGCAATATTGCCAAGTTTTTTGAGTCTTTCTCTGCTCTCGAGCAACTCCACTTGAATGACATG TTCTTTGCTGCAGGAGCAGGTGAAGTACCAATGAGGCTTTCCTATGATCTTTATTGTGTCAAACATCTTTGCATATCTAGTATATATCTGTCTGATTCGAATGAGGTTTCATGTGCTCTTTGCTTGATAAGAAGCTTCCCGAATTTACAATCTATGGAAATTAAG GTGGAGTGTGATGACAATGATACACCAGCTCTAGAATCTCTTGAAGTGGAACCCTTCTCCGATGTGACATTTAATCACCTCAGGGAAGTTAAGCTAATGCAAACTAACGGCACAATCCCCGAGATGCAGCTTATGAAGCTTCTGTTGGCCAAGTCTCCCAAGCTGGTCAGAATGCTAATCGAACCATGTCTAGTTGAAGATTCTGCAACAGTCAAAGTACTGGCTGAGCTAACAAAATTTCAGCGGGCATCACCCAAGGCAGAAGTTGTATATAAGTTGGATAAGCATCCAAATCCCCCTTCTGTTTGA